TCCGCGATTTCCGCAATCGCCTGATCTGCGGCTGCGAGGTTTCCGGCCTGCATCGGAAACACGTGTTGCTGCCCGTGCACGATCGAGAGAGTGACCTCGGCTCCATGTGCTTCAGCCTGAGCTGCCAGGCGGGTGCTGTCTGCATAAAGTGACTCGGTGTCACTCGCACAGATGTAGAGCCTGGGGAATCCGGTGAAATCCGCGTAGAGAGGATTGACGAGCGGGTCGCGCGGGTCTGCTCCTCCGCAAAGATACCGGTCAATGTTGCCCTGCAGCCCCTCTCGGGTGATGAGGAAGTCAGTGTCAGCATTCGTTTCGATGGTTTCTCCGGTATTCTCCATGTCCAGCCACGGGGACATCGTCACCACCTGTTCGGGCAGCTCTCGGCCACCTTCGCGCAGTTTCAGCACACTGCTGATTGCGATGCTTGCACCAGCACTGTCACCTACGGGAATGATGTTCTTGGTTGCGACGCCTTGTTCGTTCAAAGCATCAATCACCGATACTGCGTCGTCGATCTGAGCAGGGAACGGGTGCTCTGGCGCGAGGCGGAAGTCGGCCACGAAACAAGTGACGCCGGTCTTCTTTGCGAGGTGGCCAGCCAACTTGCGGTGACTATTGGACGACCCCAAGGCGAACCCTCCACCGTGCAGCTCCAACAGCACTCTCGACCGGTCAGCATCATCGGGAAGAACCCAGATTCCAGGCACCCCGCCTTCCGTGCTCTCGCGGTATCGAACATTGGACGGTTCCGAAGTGACACGTTGCCAATCCTCGAAAACCCAGCGCATCAACCCCAGCGACATCTCAGGATGGGCTGCAAATTCCTGATCCCATTGCGAATAGATGACGCTCAGCGGATCTGATGGTTGCGCGGTAGGCATGTAGACCTCCTTGTCAGAATTTAATGACGACCTCATAAGAGGCACAGAAGTAAGTCTTCACGCACATTTGGTTATTGTGAACGTCGTTCTCAGCTTGAAACAGTCAAGTCTCAAGTTGAGACAGGTGGATTCGACGCGGATCGACCCTCCACGATCGACATGCGCAGGACCGCCCCGGGAGTGGAACGGCAAATTTCGCGTCCAAGCCGCAGAGTCAGCATTGAACGTCTCATGCATCGCCTGACCGGCGTTGTCTCATGCAGCACCTTTATTGCACCAGTTTGTACTGTTTGATCTTGCGATAGATCGTTGCGCGTGAGACCCCGAGGATTGCAGCAGCCTGCGAACGATTTCCCTGCGCCTGCTGCAGCGCCTGGAGAAGCGCATGCCGTTCTGCCCGTTCGATCATCGTTGCTCCGATGGGTGCCGAACGAATGGCTGCGGGGAGAGCGTCGACGTCGATGTCTGCCCCCGGTGTGTTGCGACTAGCGGTCGCAGCAACGTGATGGAGTTCGCGCAGATTTCCGGGCCAGTGGTACTCGGTGACCGCGTTCTGTGCCGGTGCGCTCAGCCTCGACGCACGACCGCTCTTTCCGGCGAGTGATTCCCACAATTGGAGTATTCGATCAGGCTGTTCGCGAAGAGC
The Brevibacterium marinum genome window above contains:
- a CDS encoding alpha/beta hydrolase, with the protein product MPTAQPSDPLSVIYSQWDQEFAAHPEMSLGLMRWVFEDWQRVTSEPSNVRYRESTEGGVPGIWVLPDDADRSRVLLELHGGGFALGSSNSHRKLAGHLAKKTGVTCFVADFRLAPEHPFPAQIDDAVSVIDALNEQGVATKNIIPVGDSAGASIAISSVLKLREGGRELPEQVVTMSPWLDMENTGETIETNADTDFLITREGLQGNIDRYLCGGADPRDPLVNPLYADFTGFPRLYICASDTESLYADSTRLAAQAEAHGAEVTLSIVHGQQHVFPMQAGNLAAADQAIAEIADWCR